From Macaca mulatta isolate MMU2019108-1 chromosome 3, T2T-MMU8v2.0, whole genome shotgun sequence, the proteins below share one genomic window:
- the LOC144339696 gene encoding uncharacterized protein LOC144339696, with translation MGNNQSTPLSLLVTNFKDVKARGRNLSVELKKGKLVTFCRSEWPSFGVGWPSEGTFCLSIITKVKTKIFLPGQSGHPDQIPYILVWQDLVENPPPWITPFILEPCKVLVTRPTRQKTPSAPSAPVLPDSQDPLTLEPTFPPPYQHLIPQDPVPQGGASVEGNREAEAAESESNLGGPAGRTRGRVQRDQASRLPDSTVALPLREIGSLDDTGLSRLMYWPFSTSDLYNWKSQNARFSDNPKDLTSLLDSVMFTHQPTWDDCQQLLRILFTTEERERIQVEARKLVPGDDGQPTANPDLINAAFPLTRPRWDYNTAEDTFSGWTEAFPTKRETAQVVAKKILEEILPRYGFPVQIGSDNGPAFVAKVSQDLASILGANWKLHCAYRPQSSGQVERMNRTLKETLTKLTMETGANWVVLLPYALFRARNTPYRLGLTPYEIMYGRPPPLVPSLKDDLLKPETENVSELLFSLQALQKIHQEIWPRLRELYEAGPPPTPHPFQPGDWVLVKRHRQETLQPRWKGPLQVLLTTPTALKVEGIASWIHYTHVKPVDPTSDLLEPSGAPVTWTVDKAKNNPLKLTLRRHPHSRNHV, from the exons atgggcaacaaccagagcacgccgctctcactccttgttaccaattttaaggatgtgaaggctcgggggcgtaacttaagcgtagaactaaagaagggaaagctagttactttctgccgttcggagtggccctctttcggcgtagggtggccctctgaaggaactttctgtctctctattattactaaggtaaaaactaagattttcctgccagggcagtcaggacatcctgatcaaattccttatattctagtgtggcaggatcttgtggaaaacccaccaccctggataactccattcatccttgagccctgcaaagtcctagtaacgcgacctacaagacaaaagactccctctgctccctcggcccctgtgctgccggacagccaggaccccctaacgttagaacccacatttcccccaccatatcagcaccttatcccgcaggacccagtcccccagggtggtgcttccgtagagggaaaccgagaagcggaagcagccgagagtgaaagtaacctgggggggccggccggccgaacacgaggccgcgtacagcgggaccaagcttcccgactccctgactccactgtagccctgcctctcagagaaataggatcgcttgatgataccgggctctcccgtctcatgtattggcctttttccaccagtgatttatacaattggaagtcccaaaatgctcggttctcagataatcccaaagatctaacctcgttgttagacagtgtcatgtttactcaccagccgacctgggatgactgtcaacagctcctccgaatcctgttcacaacggaggagcgggaaagaatccaagttgaggccagaaaactggttccaggagatgacggccagccaactgcaaatcctgacctcattaatgcggctttccctttgacccggcccagatgggactacaacacggcagaag atactttttcaggatggacagaagcgttcccaactaagagagaaactgctcaggttgtagcaaagaaaattttggaagaaatcctccccaggtatggctttcccgtccaaatagggtcagacaatggaccagccttcgttgctaaggtaagtcaggatttggcttccattctgggggcaaattggaaattacattgtgcttataggccccaaagctcaggacaggtagaaaggatgaatcggactctgaaggagaccttaactaaattgaccatggagactggcgctaattgggtagtacttctcccctacgctctgttccgggcccgaaataccccttacagactaggcctcacaccatatgaaatcatgtatggcagacccccacccctggtccccagtctaaaagatgacttactcaaacctgaaactgaaaatgtctctgagctcctgttctccttacaagccttacagaaaattcaccaggaaatttggcccagactacgagaactgtacgaggcaggacctccgccgacgcctcatccgttccagccgggagactgggtcctagtcaagcgccaccggcaagaaactcttcaacccaggtggaaaggaccactgcaagtactcctgactactcccaccgctctcaaagtagaaggcatcgcttcgtggatccactacacacacgtcaaaccagtggacccaacatccgaccttctcgagccgtctggagcaccggttacatggactgtagacaaagctaagaacaatcccttaaagctaaccctgcgccgtcatccccatagccgtaaccatgtctag
- the LOC721827 gene encoding oncomodulin-2 — protein sequence MSITDVLSADDIAAALQECQDPDTFEPQKFFQTSGLSKMSASQVKDVFRFIDNDQSGYLDEEELKFFLQKFESGARELTESETKSLMAAADNDGDGKIGAEEFQEMVHS from the exons ATGAGCATCACGGACGTGCTCAGTGCTGATGACATTGCAGCAGCCCTCCAGGAATGCCAAG ACCCAGACACTTTTGAACCCCAAAAATTCTTCCAGACGTCAGGCCTCTCCAAGATGTCAGCCAGTCAGGTGAAGGACGTTTTCCGGTTCATAGACAACGACCAGAGCGGGTACCTGGATGAAGAGGAGCTTAA GTTTTTCCTCCAGAAGTTTGAAAGTGGTGCCAGAGAACTGACCGAGTCAGAAACCAAGTCCTTGATGGCTGCTGCGGATAATGATGGAGATGGAAAAATTGGAGCAGAGG AATTCCAGGAAATGGTGCACTCTTAA